Within Burkholderia cepacia GG4, the genomic segment GATGCACGCGCAAAAGCGGGATTGCGACGCCCCTGAAGCTTGAACTCGACACCTAGCACCGACCACTCGGGCTCGGCATCGACCGTCCGTGACCACGCTTCCAGCGCATCCAGTATGTCGTCCCCGGACGCGGACGGGTCGCTCAGCGCCCGGGCGATGTCGGCCACTTGCGTCGTCGAGCGCTCCCGCATCAGTTCGACGAACAACGCTTCCTTGCTCGCGAAATTCGAATAGAACGCGCCCTGCGTGTAGCCGGCCTCGGCCGCGATATCCCTGAGCGACGTGGCGCCGAAACCGCGCTCGACAAACAGCCGCTTCGCCGCGGCAAGCAAATGTGCGCGGGTCTGCAGTCGACTTTCTTCGCGGGTCAGCCGCGGGGGACGGGGCGCCATGTTCATGGGCGGAAGGATATCAGTTGATATTTGAGATGGATACCATTACGATTGAGTTTCAAATATCACTTGATATGTGAAACGCGGCCGCGATTGTGCCGCTGAATGCCCGCAACGGGCGGGCACCGGGCAGGCGATCGTATCCGCACGGGGTCGTCGTTTCGGCGTCGATGTGCCGCGCATGACTGGCATCCGGTACACCGGGTTGACCGCGTGCCGATCAAGTGAATGCGCCCGCATGGGGCGTGGTGAAACAGTCTATTAGTCATGCGAATCATGTCGATTCGCATGCGGGTGCGTGGCGGGAAGCAGAAGATGAGCGTGAGCAAGACCTACGCGCAGCTCGTTGTGGAGCTGGCCGAACTGGACGAGGAAATCGAGCGTGCCCGCGCCCGCGAACGCATCGAAGCGATCGCGAAGGTTCACGCGCTGATGGACACCTATGCGATCAAGCATCGCGACCTGGTCGGCCGTAACGGCCGCCGGGGCTCGTACGTCGTGAAAGCCCTGCCGGTGCGCTATCGCGATCCGGCGAGCGGCAAGGAATGGAGCGGGCGCGGCAACGCGCCGCTCTGGATCCGGGGCAAGGACCGCCGTCAGTTCGTCGTATGCAAGCCCCCGTCGATCGGCAAGAAGACCAGAAGGGGTTGACGGAGCATGGGGGGGCGCGGCGCGCGGCGCCGCCAGGTGCGTGGGTTTATCCACGCCCGACGAACGGCATCGTGGTCGCCATGATCGTCATGTTCAGGATGTTCGTATCCAGCGGAAGATTTGCCATCTGCACGACCGCGTTCGCGACATGCGTGACGTCCATGCGTG encodes:
- a CDS encoding TetR/AcrR family transcriptional regulator, with the protein product MNMAPRPPRLTREESRLQTRAHLLAAAKRLFVERGFGATSLRDIAAEAGYTQGAFYSNFASKEALFVELMRERSTTQVADIARALSDPSASGDDILDALEAWSRTVDAEPEWSVLGVEFKLQGRRNPAFARASQALLDTHRDGLAYCIEQIFARCKKAPPESPTVLAVSFMGLSQGLSLQQSILSEVPIGHMIMVFLRSLLASAKPVR
- a CDS encoding H-NS family nucleoid-associated regulatory protein; translation: MSVSKTYAQLVVELAELDEEIERARARERIEAIAKVHALMDTYAIKHRDLVGRNGRRGSYVVKALPVRYRDPASGKEWSGRGNAPLWIRGKDRRQFVVCKPPSIGKKTRRG